In Haematobia irritans isolate KBUSLIRL chromosome 1, ASM5000362v1, whole genome shotgun sequence, a genomic segment contains:
- the thw gene encoding chitin-binding domain protein thawb gives MRLFTNILLGKMETRYCKGKLCLSVLMFLVLLNIAVADARSHIPARILAKQTGATQFEEEHYEIHSDCNEHKHNLRKRASDEDVDYEVYQGVVGRPGIDFPIYPRIPKTSFSCRSYGNGYFADMETDCQVFHICEDGRKISFLCPNGTIFQQSELTCDWWFKVNCLGSSGFYAESSELVGKERDRHLKPAVPVQGFNIVGGGLDIKPRVPAKSSPRSRDGAEGSGDLDGSNVNGKSNNRNGGSGSGKGGNKANDNRGGNKHPSSGNGSAIGRSGGSNDKTYGNVGSGSNSIGTKTGANDGNAGNENYKDGSRGPGASNDRYKDGNKGPGASNEKYKNGYNGPDASNEHYIDGNSGPGPINDRYKDGNKGPGASNEKYKNGYNGPDASNEHYRDGNSGPGPINDRYKDGNKGPGASNEKYKNGYNGPDASNEHYRDGNSGPGASNDRYKDGNKGPGASNEKYKNGYNGPDASSYRDGNSGPGANNEHYRQGSSGPGSSIGFHGGSNGNNGPNGSKFGSNANNGGNFGPNGKKGNNGPDANYSPNSKNGQGGNSGPNSKNGPSGNNGPNANYNKGGNNNSGENSKIGNTNGNVFANVGGHSNEYVSITSPSFVSDKSKSDRRIDSSEVPSLENVDFDDLSSEKRITSSSKIDITSIDSNDNDESQITAESASFVSDRNSNSYHSEKSKTSHVAQQLSGKTSPSSKSVESSRRGSGDRGSQRHGYAGLNSETTEKSKSNQRGNQRYRDDKNSDEKTSNSDSSSSSKQHGSSHGSGTEKSFNKGKIAESGDRLAHPTQSYVSGTYTTARRLESTRTTPFYTPTVPSISKSEGKSSHGKDSFATTPTPNRVNVNNNGQAIFLKGESKSSGSFKPTPSPHEGDTTEAITLRSIVIGMRHNNDESRSHSSENFSGKNNGKLEFSLPNNHKNYEEDSSIESTTHFSTGPTYLPKSAQSSIAKSAYASGGDSLLFAPANVPGEVSRNVNDMIKTINVLKHNFEDVELINVNGKGSVNGNGNNRLGLEIPPSSGPDALVSLAKYFATEDGHSANRNVNALAGGSSGKKSESKSERGSSTHISGSNTGTSSSSNKAGSSSSHGSASQSSSSTHSSSSNHDSHSKSVAPKNKPSDTTAVLTTESSASLAHNSDNISSSLLSNNTVRKYNNLFGLDKNTEIKAETELRSGLANTNSHSPQDHVTTFPQIGPTDATIRALAEKPESRKIAQVFSNALNDYLNDPIKFRDDLRTQARPTEPPFTTKYTFVSVTDPTLFNQGTAATYLPTVPPTTTNRPYSTTESNLASDINSHLITSTGYPDVDITTTFKASSEQNRNLEFSAELEPPGSDSGEELLHREHTQSFVNGHNRNQVHKTSAKSGKLTTGKPSKPWSLIEEDDILDPLKINNGLMKKTNQVTASGSIKLSSSGHSHLDSNSRSNSREHFEGRHHQEFRSENADPWADIFESYDLSKETLPTSTGLQRIANKLFGGLNENEALHLKNVMAEAEHNRQILRLLLLLIQTCDDNNGKALERSRKSLLNALISMDGKLTATKGKTSHVRQNPLTTTEKLPVTTYRRTGSGEEITTSTLTYASTTTDIPATTTNTEGNSSGELSPATTTKFAIIVDDIDHDTAPTTVASSTSIVKQASGSSSAAGSLDGNADKRALELLKSLYSLASKFTSRR, from the exons ttTTGATGTTCCTGGTGCTTCTTAACATTGCTGTGGCGGATGCGCGA AGCCATATACCAGCCAGAATTTTAGCTAAACAAACGGGTGCTACCCAATTTGAAGAGGAACACTATGAAATCCATAGCGATTGCAATGAACACAAACACAATCTGAGGAAACGAGCTTCCGATGAAGATGTCGACTATGAAGTGTACCAGGGTGTTGTGGGACGTCCCGGCATTGATTTTCCCATATATCCACGTATACCGAAAACAAGCTTCAGTTGCCGGTCCTATGGCAATGGCTATTTTGCTGATATGGAAACCGATTGCCAG GTCTTTCACATTTGCGAAGATGGCCGCAAGATATCGTTCCTTTGTCCCAATGGCACAATATTTCAACAGAGTGAATTGACATGTGATTGGTGGTTTAAGGTGAATTGTTTGGGATCTTCTGGTTTTTACGCTGAAAGTAGCGAGTTGGTGGGTAAAGAACGAGATCGCCATTTGAAACCAGCTGTGCCCGTTCAAGGTTTCAATATAGTAGGAGGTGGTTTAGATATTAAACCCCGAGTACCTGCTAAGTCTTCGCCGCGTTCAAGAGATGGAGCTGAGGGATCAGGTGACCTGGATGGTAGTAATGTCAATGGTAAATCTAACAATCGTAATGGTGGTTCTGGAAGCGGTAAGGGAGGTAATAAAGCCAATGACAATCGTGGTGGTAACAAACACCCATCGAGCGGCAATGGTAGTGCAATTGGTCGAAGTGGCGGTTCAAATGATAAGACCTATGGAAATGTGGGCAGCGGAAGCAATTCTATTGGAACAAAAACTGGTGCTAATGATGGCAATGCTGGCAATGAAAATTATAAGGATGGCAGTCGTGGTCCCGGAGCAAGTAACGATCGTTATAAGGATGGCAACAAAGGTCCAGGAGCAAGcaatgaaaaatacaaaaatggcTACAATGGCCCTGATGCAAGCAATGAGCATTACATAGATGGCAACAGTGGTCCTGGACCAATTAATGATCGTTATAAGGATGGTAACAAAGGTCCAGGAGCAAGcaatgaaaaatacaaaaatggcTATAATGGCCCTGATGCAAGCAATGAGCATTACAGAGATGGCAACAGTGGTCCTGGACCAATTAATGATCGTTATAAGGATGGTAACAAAGGTCCAGGAGCAAGcaatgaaaaatacaaaaatggcTATAATGGCCCTGATGCAAGCAATGAGCATTACAGAGATGGCAACAGTGGACCCGGAGCAAGTAATGATCGTTATAAGGATGGTAACAAAGGACCAGGTGCAAGtaatgaaaaatacaaaaatggcTACAATGGTCCTGATGCAAGCAGTTACAGAGATGGCAACAGTGGACCCGGAGCAAATAATGAACATTACAGACAAGGCAGTAGTGGTCCTGGGTCAAGCATTGGATTCCACGGAGGTTCTAATGGAAACAATGGTCCCAATGGTAGCAAATTTGGTTCTAATGCTAACAATGGTGGAAATTTTGGTCCCAACGGAAAGAAGGGTAACAATGGCCCAGATGCAAACTATAGCCCCAATAGTAAAAATGGTCAAGGTGGTAACAGTGGTCCCAATAGCAAAAATGGCCCAAGTGGTAACAATGGACCTAATGCCAACTATAATAAAGGTGGAAACAACAATAGCGGAGAAAATTCCAAGATTGGTAACACTAATGGCAATGTTTTCGCTAATGTTGGAGGCCACAGCAATGAATATGTTAGCATCACTAGTCCTTCATTCGTCAGCGATAAAAGTAAATCTGACAGACGTATCGATTCCTCGGAAGTGCCATCTCTAGAAAATGTGGACTTTGATGATCTATCGAGTGAGAAGCGCATAACCAGCTCTTCGAAAATTGACATAACCTCAATCGATAGCAATGACAATGATGAGTCGCAAATAACGGCTGAATCGGCTTCCTTCGTTAGTGATCGTAATAGCAATTCATATCACAGTGAAAAGAGCAAAACTTCTCATGTAGCCCAGCAATTAAGTGGCAAAACAAGTCCATCATCCAAATCCGTAGAAAGTTCACGAAGAGGTTCAGGAGATCGGGGCTCACAGCGTCATGGCTATGCAGGTTTGAATAGTGAAACTACTGAAAAATCCAAATCAAATCAAAGAGGTAATCAACGCTATAGGGATGATAAAAACTCCGATGAAAAAACATCAAATTCTGACTCCTCAAGCTCATCCAAGCAACATGGTTCCAGTCATGGATCTGGTACAGAAAAATCTTTCAACAAAGGAAAGATAGCGGAAAGTGGAGATAGATTGGCACATCCTACACAATCATACGTTTCAGGAACTTATACAACAGCAAGACGTTTAGAATCGACCAGAACCACACCCTTCTATACTCCCACTGTACCTTCGATATCAAAGAGTGAAGGTAAATCATCACATGGTAAAGACTCTTTTGCCACCACTCCGACTCCAAATCGTGTGAATGTAAATAACAATGGTCAAGCAATTTTCCTTAAAGGTGAATCGAAATCATCAGGATCGTTTAAACCCACTCCTAGTCCTCATGAAGGTGATACCACTGAGGCTATAACATTGCGTTCCATCGTTATTGGAATGCGTCACAATAACGACGAAAGTAGAAGCCATTCTTCGGAAAATTTCAGTGGTAAAAACAATGGCAAATTGGAATTCTCTCTGCccaataaccacaaaaattatgAAGAAGACAGTTCGATTGAATCAACGACGCATTTCTCCACTGGTCCTACCTATTTGCCCAAATCAGCTCAATCATCTATTGCCAAATCAGCATATGCATCTGGAGGAGATTCCTTGCTATTTGCTCCGGCAAATGTGCCCGGAGAAGTTTCTCGCAATGTTAACGATATGATCAAGACCATTAATGTATTGAAGCATAACTTTGAAGATGTCGAGCTGATAAATGTCAATGGAAAGGGCAGTGTTAATGGTAATGGCAACAATCGTTTGGGTTTGGAAATTCCTCCATCCTCAGGACCTGATGCTCTTGTTTCATTGGCCAAATATTTTGCGACTGAAGATGGTCATAGTGCCAATAGAAATGTTAATGCTTTAGCAGGTGGTTCAAGTGGTAAGAAATCAGAAAGTAAATCGGAACGGGGTTCAAGTACGCATATCTCTGGTTCAAATACTGGAACATCATCGTCATCTAATAAGGCAGGCAGTTCCTCTTCACATGGAAGTGCATCACAATCGTCCTCATCAACTCATTCTTCATCTTCTAATCATGACTCCCATTCTAAATCGGTAGCTCCCAAGAATAAACCTTCCGATACGACTGCCGTTCTTACCACAGAAAGTTCGGCCTCTTTGGCCCATAATTCCGATAATATCTCCAGTAGTTTGCTAAGCAATAACACAGTACGAAAGTACAATAATCTGTTCGGTTTGGATAAAAACACAGAGATTAAGGCCGAAACTGAACTAAGAAGTGGCTTAGCCAATACCAACAGTCATTCACCCCAAGATCATGTTACAACATTCCCTCAGATTGGCCCTACGGATGCCACCATAAGAGCCTTAGCCGAAAAACCCGAATCACGTAAAATTGCCCAAGTATTCTCTAATGCTCTTAATGATTATCTCAATGACCCCATTAAGTTCAGAGATGATTTGCGTACACAAGCCAGACCAACGGAGCCACCATTTACAACTAAATATACTTTCGTTAGTGTCACCGATCCTACTCTCTTCAACCAGGGTACAGCTGCCACATATTTGCCTACAGTACCACCTACTACTACTAATCGCCCATATTCGACTACAGAATCAAATCTGGCCTCGGATATTAATAGCCATTTAATAACCTCTACCGGTTATCCCGATGTTGATATTACCACCACTTTCAAAGCTTCCTCAGAGCAAAATCGTAATTTGGAATTCTCAGCAGAATTGGAACCTCCAGGCTCTGACTCGGGAGAAGAGTTGTTGCATAGAGAACACACTCAGTCATTTGTGAATGGTCACAATCGCAATCAAGTCCACAAAACAAGTGCTAAATCTGGAAAACTAACCACTGGCAAGCCAAGCAAACCTTGGTCTCTTATTGAGGAAGATGATATATTGGATCCTTTGAAGATAAATAATGGTCTTATGAAAAAGACTAATCAAGTAACCGCAtctggatctataaaattaagttCCTCTGGCCACAGTCATTTGGATTCGAACTCCAGAAGTAATTCCCGAGAACATTTCGAAGGAAGACATCATCAAGAATTCAGGTCGGAAAATGCAGATCCTTGGGCAGATATATTTGAGTCGTACGATTTATCCAAAGAGACTTTGCCTACTAGCACTGGTCTACAGCGTATAGCGAACAAACTCTTCGGTGGCTTAAATGAAAACGAAGCATtacatttgaaaaatgttatggCCGAGGCTGAACACAATCGCCAAATCTTGCGCCTGCTTCTTCTCCTCATACAAACCTGCGATGATAACAATGGCAAAGCTTTGGAGCGATCCCGCAAGAGTTTACTGAATGCTTTGATATCGATGGATGGTAAGCTAACTGCCACCAAGGGTAAAACATCTCATGTCAGACAAAATCCTTTGACAACAACCGAAAAATTACCCGTTACCACATACAGAAGGACCGGTAGCGGTGAAGAGATAACCACCTCAACCTTAACCTATGCTTCGACCACCACAGATATACCCGCCACCACAACCAATACAGAAGGTAATTCTAGTGGTGAATTGTCTCCAGCAACTACTACAAAATTCGCTATTATTGTCGATGATATCGACCATGATACGGCCCCAACGACGGTAGCAAGCAGCACGTCGATCGTTAAACAAGCATCTGGTTCATCTTCCGCCGCCGGTAGCCTTGATGGTAATGCAGACAAACGAGCcttagaattattaaagtcactatACTCTCTAGCTTCAAAGTTTACGAGTAGACGGTAA
- the LOC142238364 gene encoding uncharacterized protein LOC142238364: MDFKILIFILKGLLFLSPLCWAQSGYQYGRNDLTGGVPATVASPLRPLTAGFPAGSTGAGAFPTAPTAFGPGTTIPTGPFGGFGTTGQNQRGISGLTPTGSTAFGAAATNIPKRPNIAQRPTGSGTSGAGGIYGQTQFGNTGTGRGGSGTGASGLDADYSDGDYSAIPGVPGVDYPVYSQVPQTNFDCAQQPLPGYYSDIEAQCQVFHICALNRTYSFLCPNGTIFSQEVLVCVWWNQYDCASAPSLYANNAFIYDYGNERIPTNAGYQQSANQPQIGRGQSGILAANAGRSSTSSSSNIFNPQRLQPTVTGGGGVSVQPSAIAAVQPTTGFTGGAGGSSRFNPATANNAGGQTFPATPTPFGAVLRSQGGVVANSATTTAGGGTFNANVGETAFGNAAIANPTTKNREYLPPPTRRQ; encoded by the exons atggatttcAAAATtctcattttcattttaaaag GCCTTCTGTTCTTAAGTCCTTTATGTTGG GCTCAAAGTGGCTATCAATATGGACGTAATGATCTAACTGGCGGCGTTCCAGCTACAGTAGCATCCCCACTAAGACCATTGACTGCAGGATTTCCTGCAGGTTCCACAGGTGCAGGCGCCTTTCCTACAGCTCCTACTGCTTTTGGTCCTGGAACAACAATTCCCACTGGTCCCTTTGGAGGTTTTGGAACAACGGGACAAAACCAGAGAGGTATTAGCGGTCTAACGCCAACGGGATCCACTGCTTTTGGGGCTGCGGCTACAAATATACCAAAACGTCCGAATATTGCCCAAAGACCCACAGGAAGCGGAACATCAGGAGCCGGAGGTATATATGGACAAACCCAATTTGGAAATACGGGAACAGGTAGAGGTGGTAGTGGCACCGGAGCAAGTGGTCTAGATGCTGATTATTCAGATGGTGATTATTCAGCCATACCAGGAGTTCCTGGTGTTGATTATCCAGTTTATAGTCAAGTGccacaaacaaattttgattgTGCTCAACAACCTTTACCCGGTTATTACTCTGACATAGAAGCCCAATGTCAGGTCTTTCATATTTGTGCCCTGAATCGTACCTATTCTTTTCTATGTCCGAATGGTACAATTTTCAGCCAAGAAGTATTGGTATGTGTTTGGTGGAATCAATATGATTGTGCCTCGGCTCCCAGCCTATATGCCAATAATGCATTCATATATGACTATGGCAATGAAAGAATACCCACCAATGCGGGTTATCAACAATCAGCCAACCAACCCCAAATCGGTAGAGGACAATCGGGCATATTAGCAGCGAACGCTGGAAGATCAAGTACTTCAAGTTCCAGTAACATTTTCAATCCACAACGCCTACAACCAACGGTGACTGGTGGGGGTGGTGTCTCTGTACAACCATCGGCCATAGCTGCTGTGCAGCCAACCACAGGATTTACTGGTGGAGCAGGTGGATCAAGTCGTTTCAATCCCGCTACAGCAAATAACGCCGGAGGTCAAACATTTCCAGCCACACCAACACCCTTTGGTGCAGTTCTACGATCACAAGGAGGAGTTGTCGCAAATTCCGCCACCACCACTGCAGGCGGAGGTACCTTCAATGCCAATGTTGGAGAAACAGCATTTGGAAATGCTGCAATTGCTAATCCAACAACTAAAAATCGAGAATATTTGCCACCTCCCACCCGCCGACAATAG